The Kineothrix sp. MB12-C1 genome includes a window with the following:
- the serC gene encoding 3-phosphoserine/phosphohydroxythreonine transaminase: MSRVYNFSAGPAVLPEEVLKEAADEMLDYRGTGMSVMEMSHRSKAYDTIIKEAEADLRELMNIPDNYRVLFLQGGASQQFAMIPMNLMKNKKAAYILTGQWAKKAYQEGKIYGEAIEVASSADKTFSYIPDCSDLDIPEDVDYIYICENNTIYGTKFKTLPNTKGHTLVADVSSCFLSEPVDVEKYGVIYGGVQKNIGPAGVVIVIIREDLITEECLPGTPTMLKYKIHADEGSLYNTPPAYGIYICGKVFKWLKKQGGLESMKEYNEKKAKVLYDFLDESKLFSGTVRKEDRSLMNVPFITGNEELDAKFIKEAKAAGFENLKGHRSVGGMRASIYNAMPIEGVEKLVEFMRSFEAENA, translated from the coding sequence GTGTCCAGAGTTTATAATTTTTCGGCGGGTCCGGCAGTTTTACCTGAAGAAGTGCTAAAAGAAGCTGCAGATGAAATGTTAGATTATAGGGGAACCGGCATGTCCGTAATGGAGATGAGCCACCGCTCCAAGGCGTATGATACAATCATCAAGGAGGCGGAAGCGGATTTGAGGGAGCTTATGAATATTCCGGATAATTACCGCGTATTATTTCTTCAAGGCGGAGCCAGCCAGCAGTTTGCGATGATACCGATGAATCTGATGAAGAATAAAAAAGCAGCATACATACTGACGGGACAATGGGCCAAAAAAGCTTATCAGGAAGGGAAGATATACGGAGAAGCGATTGAAGTTGCATCTTCTGCTGATAAGACATTTTCCTACATACCTGATTGCTCCGATTTGGATATACCGGAAGATGTTGACTATATATATATATGTGAGAATAATACGATCTACGGAACGAAGTTTAAAACATTGCCGAATACAAAAGGGCATACGCTTGTAGCGGATGTATCCTCTTGTTTCTTGTCCGAGCCTGTGGACGTAGAGAAATATGGAGTTATATATGGCGGTGTACAGAAGAATATAGGACCGGCAGGAGTGGTTATCGTAATTATCAGAGAAGATTTGATTACGGAAGAGTGCCTTCCGGGAACGCCGACCATGTTAAAATATAAGATACATGCGGATGAGGGTTCTCTTTACAATACGCCGCCGGCTTATGGCATCTATATTTGCGGAAAGGTATTCAAATGGCTGAAAAAGCAGGGCGGCCTTGAATCGATGAAAGAATATAATGAGAAAAAGGCGAAGGTTCTTTATGATTTTCTCGATGAGAGCAAGCTGTTTAGCGGAACGGTAAGAAAAGAAGACCGTTCTTTGATGAACGTACCTTTCATTACAGGAAATGAAGAATTGGATGCGAAATTCATAAAAGAGGCGAAAGCGGCCGGTTTTGAAAACTTGAAGGGCCACAGAAGTGTGGGCGGTATGCGTGCGAGTATCTATAATGCGATGCCGATCGAAGGTGTAGAGAAATTGGTTGAGTTCATGAGGTCTTTTGAGGCAGAGAATGCCTAA
- the leuB gene encoding 3-isopropylmalate dehydrogenase, which produces MELKITCIPGDGIGPEIVAEAKKILNKTAECYGHQIIYTDILMGGASIDVHGVPLTEEAIAAAKAADAVLMGSIGGDTTTSPWYKLPPNLRPEAGLLGIRKALNLFANLRPAILYKELAQACPLKEEISEQGFDMMIMRELTGGLYFGERKTVEENGIRKATDTLVYDENEIRRIAIKGFDIAKKRRGKVTSVDKANVLDSSRLWRTVVEEVAKDYPEVTLEHMLVDNCAMQLVKDPAQFDVILTENMFGDILSDEASMVTGSIGMLASASLNDTKFGLYEPSHGSAPDIAGKDIANPIATILSAAMMLRYSFDLDQEADAIEQAVKDVLKEGFRTADIMSKGCEQVSCSRMGELLAEKIK; this is translated from the coding sequence ATGGAATTAAAGATTACATGTATTCCCGGCGATGGTATTGGGCCGGAAATCGTCGCAGAAGCGAAGAAGATATTGAATAAGACGGCAGAATGTTACGGCCACCAGATTATATATACAGACATCCTGATGGGAGGTGCTTCCATCGATGTACATGGCGTTCCTCTGACAGAGGAGGCGATAGCGGCAGCAAAGGCGGCAGATGCTGTCCTCATGGGATCTATCGGCGGAGATACCACTACCTCTCCCTGGTATAAGCTTCCTCCTAACTTAAGACCGGAAGCGGGACTTTTGGGAATTAGAAAAGCATTGAATTTGTTTGCTAATTTAAGACCGGCTATCTTATATAAAGAATTGGCGCAGGCTTGCCCTTTAAAGGAGGAAATTAGCGAACAAGGTTTTGATATGATGATTATGCGAGAGCTTACCGGAGGACTTTACTTCGGTGAGAGGAAAACAGTAGAAGAAAACGGCATTCGAAAAGCGACAGACACTCTTGTCTATGATGAGAATGAAATACGCCGTATTGCGATAAAGGGCTTTGATATTGCAAAGAAAAGACGCGGTAAGGTGACTAGCGTGGACAAAGCCAATGTTTTAGATTCCTCCAGACTATGGAGAACTGTAGTGGAGGAAGTTGCCAAAGACTATCCGGAGGTTACGTTGGAACATATGCTGGTGGATAATTGTGCGATGCAGCTTGTAAAAGACCCTGCACAGTTCGATGTTATTTTGACAGAGAATATGTTCGGAGACATATTGTCCGATGAAGCGAGCATGGTAACCGGTTCTATCGGTATGTTGGCTTCTGCATCCTTAAACGATACGAAATTCGGACTGTATGAACCGAGCCACGGTTCTGCACCGGATATTGCAGGCAAGGATATAGCGAATCCTATTGCTACTATCTTATCGGCAGCTATGATGCTTCGTTATTCTTTTGATTTGGATCAGGAAGCGGATGCGATTGAGCAAGCGGTGAAAGACGTGCTAAAGGAAGGTTTCCGTACAGCCGATATTATGTCAAAGGGTTGTGAGCAAGTATCCTGTTCGCGGATGGGAGAGTTGCTGGCAGAAAAGATTAAATAA
- the ilvD gene encoding dihydroxy-acid dehydratase, producing the protein MRSDSVMTGTQQAPHRSLFNALGYTEEERKRPMIGIVSSYNEIVPGHMNLDKIVDAVKLGVAMAGGMPVVFPAIAVCDGIAMGHIGMKYSLVTRDLIADSTEAVAMAHGFDGLVMVPNCDKNVPGLLMAAARINIPTIFVSGGPMLAGRVKGEKKSLSAMFEAVGSVAAGTMSIEELEEFEEKVCPTCGSCSGMYTANSMNCLTEVLGMGLKGNGTIPAVYSERIRLAKHAGMKIMELLERDIKPRDIMTEKAFINALRMDMALGCSTNSMLHLPAIAHEAGIDLNLDIANKLSAETPNLCHLAPAGPTYMEDLNEAGGVYAVMNELNKKDLLYTDLITATGKTVGENIAGCVNWNPEVIRPLDNPYSENGGIAVLKGNLAPDSCVVKRSAVLPEMMVHEGPARVFDCEEDAIDAIKGGKIVSGDVVVIRYEGPKGGPGMREMLNPTSAIAGMGLDDSVALITDGRFSGASRGASIGHVSPEAAVGGPIALVEEGDIISINIPENTINMKVSEEELEERRKNWQPREPKIVTGYLARYREMVTSGNRGAILEIPKK; encoded by the coding sequence ATGAGAAGTGATTCCGTAATGACAGGCACCCAACAGGCGCCTCATAGAAGTTTATTTAATGCTCTTGGCTATACAGAAGAAGAAAGAAAACGCCCGATGATCGGTATTGTCAGTTCCTATAATGAAATTGTTCCGGGACATATGAACCTGGATAAAATAGTAGATGCGGTAAAATTGGGAGTGGCGATGGCAGGAGGTATGCCCGTCGTATTCCCGGCAATTGCAGTATGTGACGGGATTGCTATGGGACATATCGGTATGAAATATTCCCTCGTTACGAGGGATTTAATCGCCGATAGTACAGAAGCGGTTGCGATGGCTCACGGTTTCGACGGACTCGTGATGGTGCCTAATTGTGATAAGAATGTACCCGGTCTGTTAATGGCGGCAGCTAGAATCAATATCCCGACGATATTCGTATCCGGCGGACCTATGCTTGCAGGACGTGTAAAAGGAGAGAAAAAGAGTCTTTCTGCTATGTTCGAAGCAGTAGGAAGTGTGGCGGCAGGTACGATGAGTATAGAAGAGTTAGAGGAATTCGAAGAGAAGGTATGCCCGACTTGCGGTTCCTGCTCCGGTATGTATACGGCTAACTCTATGAACTGTCTGACCGAAGTGCTCGGTATGGGTCTGAAGGGAAATGGTACGATTCCAGCAGTATATTCTGAGAGAATCCGACTGGCGAAACATGCCGGTATGAAGATTATGGAATTGCTGGAAAGAGATATTAAACCCCGCGATATTATGACAGAGAAGGCATTTATCAATGCTCTTCGTATGGATATGGCACTTGGCTGCTCCACCAACTCTATGCTTCATCTTCCGGCGATTGCACATGAAGCAGGCATTGATTTGAATCTGGATATTGCCAATAAACTATCGGCAGAAACACCGAATCTTTGTCACTTGGCTCCGGCCGGCCCTACTTATATGGAGGATCTCAATGAAGCGGGCGGTGTCTATGCAGTAATGAATGAATTAAATAAAAAAGATTTATTATACACTGATCTTATTACAGCGACAGGAAAGACCGTAGGCGAAAATATTGCAGGCTGTGTGAATTGGAATCCTGAAGTAATAAGACCTTTGGATAATCCCTATAGTGAAAATGGCGGAATTGCTGTATTAAAAGGAAATTTGGCACCGGATTCCTGCGTAGTAAAACGTTCAGCAGTCCTTCCGGAAATGATGGTACATGAAGGTCCTGCACGAGTATTTGATTGCGAAGAGGATGCCATCGATGCCATCAAAGGCGGTAAAATCGTTTCAGGGGATGTGGTAGTTATCCGCTATGAAGGTCCTAAAGGGGGACCGGGTATGCGTGAAATGTTAAATCCGACCTCCGCAATCGCCGGTATGGGATTGGATGATAGTGTGGCGCTTATTACAGACGGACGATTTTCAGGAGCATCCAGAGGTGCTTCTATCGGTCATGTTTCTCCGGAAGCGGCAGTAGGCGGTCCGATTGCCCTTGTAGAGGAAGGCGATATTATCAGCATTAACATTCCTGAGAATACAATTAATATGAAAGTTTCCGAAGAAGAGCTGGAAGAAAGAAGAAAGAACTGGCAGCCGAGAGAGCCTAAGATAGTAACGGGTTATCTTGCCCGTTACCGTGAGATGGTAACAAGCGGAAACAGAGGAGCTATTCTGGAAATACCGAAGAAATAA
- the tgt gene encoding tRNA guanosine(34) transglycosylase Tgt produces MYRLIKQEGRAKRGELHTVHGVIQTPVFMNVGTVAAIKGAVSTEDLEQIKTQVELSNTYHLHVRTGDEVIKKLGGLHKFMSWEKPILTDSGGFQVFSLSSLRKIKEEGVYFQSHIDGRKIFMGPEESMKIQSNLASTIAMAFDECPSSKAERGYVQASVDRTVRWLERCKKEMSRLNGLEDTINKKQMLFAINQGAIFSDIRIEHAKIISEMELDGYAVGGLAVGESHEEMYYILEETVPHLPVDKPTYLMGVGTPANILEGVERGIDFFDCVYPTRNGRHGHLYTNRGKINLFNAKFELDERPIEEGCGCPACRRYSRAYIRHLLKAKEMLGMRLCVLHNLYFYNTMMEEIREALDEGNFAAYKKRKLEGMTEG; encoded by the coding sequence ATGTATCGATTAATCAAGCAGGAGGGCAGAGCCAAAAGAGGCGAGCTGCATACCGTGCACGGCGTTATTCAGACACCGGTATTTATGAATGTGGGAACGGTAGCGGCTATTAAAGGTGCCGTTTCTACAGAAGATTTAGAGCAGATCAAGACACAGGTGGAGTTATCTAATACCTATCATCTCCATGTAAGGACAGGCGATGAAGTGATAAAGAAACTGGGAGGACTTCATAAGTTCATGTCCTGGGAGAAGCCTATTTTGACCGATTCGGGAGGATTTCAGGTGTTTTCATTATCCTCTCTTAGGAAGATTAAAGAAGAAGGCGTTTATTTCCAATCACATATCGATGGGCGCAAGATTTTCATGGGACCGGAAGAGAGTATGAAGATTCAGTCGAATCTGGCATCGACCATAGCGATGGCATTCGATGAATGTCCTTCCAGCAAGGCGGAACGCGGCTATGTGCAGGCGTCTGTGGATCGAACGGTCAGATGGTTGGAACGCTGCAAGAAAGAGATGAGCCGTTTGAATGGTTTGGAAGATACCATTAATAAAAAGCAGATGCTCTTCGCTATCAATCAGGGAGCGATTTTTTCGGATATCCGCATAGAACACGCTAAGATTATTTCAGAAATGGAACTGGATGGCTATGCAGTGGGCGGACTTGCTGTAGGGGAGAGCCACGAAGAAATGTACTATATTCTGGAAGAAACTGTTCCTCACCTTCCGGTGGACAAACCTACTTATTTAATGGGAGTAGGCACGCCGGCCAATATTTTAGAAGGCGTGGAGCGCGGTATTGACTTCTTCGATTGTGTGTATCCGACCAGGAACGGACGCCACGGACATTTATATACGAATCGGGGAAAAATCAATTTATTTAATGCGAAGTTTGAACTGGATGAACGTCCCATTGAAGAAGGATGCGGATGTCCGGCATGCCGCAGATATTCCCGGGCATATATAAGACATCTGTTAAAAGCGAAAGAAATGCTGGGAATGCGGCTTTGCGTTCTTCATAACCTCTATTTTTATAATACAATGATGGAAGAGATCAGAGAAGCTCTCGATGAAGGTAACTTCGCCGCTTATAAAAAGCGGAAATTAGAAGGCATGACGGAAGGCTGA
- a CDS encoding L,D-transpeptidase family protein has translation MKKADTNRKIVGGLIITFFIVAMLLLGAYVGLARYYEGGFSYGTWINGIYCTGKTVEEVNEELLKECNYSGLRVLDKEGYSYKIKGDDIGFSFDFTEALHIYLNKQNPYLWVISSKEQTLVPVVSYEEERLEEILANLSLFADTLSDGEREVYLLRTPRGYELANERIDVLNQDSAEEAIKGALNHFEDEVDLRTEGCYEDLPLDEEMKETISLWEKIEEFQDCRIIYQFGEEQVPIDGAVVCNWIARGEDGSFLYDEEGNLAVDDSKIEEFIEKLADEYDTVGGIRHFEATRGEMVAVEGGIYGNKLNRKAEKVYLKKAFREKEKGIHTPEYMQKGWKQGKDDIGSTYIEIDMKEQEMYYYKNGRLELQTQVVTGNTGRRMGTPEGVNYVYGKQENRILRGPGYASHVNFWMPVKGNIGIHDASWRSEYGGEIYQTNGSHGCINTPYEEMSRFYEMVEVGTPVVMFY, from the coding sequence ATGAAAAAAGCGGATACAAACAGGAAAATAGTAGGAGGCCTCATTATTACCTTCTTTATCGTTGCGATGTTGCTTTTGGGAGCTTATGTCGGGCTTGCAAGATATTACGAAGGGGGATTTTCCTACGGTACATGGATTAACGGAATCTATTGTACCGGCAAGACCGTGGAGGAAGTGAACGAAGAACTATTAAAGGAATGCAATTACTCGGGGCTGAGAGTTTTGGATAAGGAAGGATATTCATATAAGATAAAAGGAGACGATATAGGATTCTCCTTTGATTTTACAGAGGCTTTACACATTTACCTAAACAAACAGAATCCTTATCTATGGGTGATATCTTCCAAAGAACAGACGTTGGTTCCTGTTGTTTCCTATGAAGAAGAACGTCTTGAGGAAATTTTGGCGAATCTTTCTCTCTTTGCCGATACACTAAGTGACGGAGAGCGGGAAGTATACCTGCTTAGAACGCCGCGTGGCTATGAACTGGCTAACGAACGTATCGATGTGTTGAATCAGGATAGTGCAGAAGAAGCAATTAAAGGGGCTCTGAATCACTTTGAAGATGAAGTAGATCTTAGAACAGAAGGCTGCTATGAGGATCTGCCGCTCGATGAAGAGATGAAAGAGACTATTTCTCTTTGGGAAAAAATAGAGGAGTTTCAAGATTGCCGGATTATCTATCAATTCGGTGAAGAGCAGGTCCCGATTGATGGAGCGGTAGTTTGTAATTGGATCGCGAGAGGAGAGGACGGAAGCTTTCTTTACGATGAAGAGGGTAATCTGGCTGTCGATGATTCTAAGATCGAAGAATTTATAGAAAAGCTTGCGGATGAATATGATACGGTAGGCGGAATCAGGCATTTTGAAGCTACGCGGGGAGAGATGGTAGCCGTTGAGGGTGGTATCTATGGAAACAAGCTGAACCGTAAGGCAGAAAAGGTCTATTTAAAGAAGGCTTTTCGAGAAAAGGAAAAAGGGATACACACGCCTGAATACATGCAAAAAGGCTGGAAACAGGGCAAGGATGATATCGGTAGTACTTACATTGAAATCGATATGAAAGAGCAGGAAATGTATTATTATAAGAACGGCCGTCTGGAACTTCAGACTCAAGTAGTTACCGGTAATACGGGAAGACGTATGGGGACACCGGAGGGAGTCAATTATGTATACGGAAAACAGGAAAATCGTATTTTAAGAGGTCCGGGTTATGCCTCTCATGTGAATTTCTGGATGCCGGTAAAAGGAAACATCGGAATTCACGATGCCTCGTGGAGGAGTGAATACGGTGGAGAAATCTATCAGACGAATGGTTCCCATGGATGTATTAATACGCCTTATGAGGAAATGAGCAGATTCTATGAAATGGTAGAGGTAGGAACACCGGTTGTTATGTTTTACTGA
- the ilvB gene encoding biosynthetic-type acetolactate synthase large subunit, whose translation MQITGAEIVVQCLKEQGVDTVFGYPGGTILNVYDALYKHSKEIRHILTAHEQGAAHAADGYARATGKTGVCLATSGPGATNLVTGIATAQMDSVPMVAITCNVNLPLLGKDSFQEVDIAGVTMPITKHGYIVKDVSILADTLRKAFQIAKSGRPGPVLVDITKDVTAALCEFEPLTGDSEEDTAEQNPSTYTEEDIEKVLSLIAASKKPYLYVGGGTIISDAFDELKEFVKKLDAPVCDTLMGKGAFDGHDALYTGMIGMHGTKTSNLGVSKCDLLIALGARFSDRVVGNPQKFASHAKVLQIDIDAAEINKNIKTEASIVGDLKEVLSIINKKMPQMEHKEWIAHIQELKEKHPLNYNRSELSCPFVMEELDRITKGEAIISTDVGQHQMWAAQYYKYTKPRTFITSGGLGTMGYGLGACIGAKTGRPDKICVNIAGDGCFRMNMNELATASRYDIPIIQIVMNNHVLGMVRQWQSLFYEGRYSQTVLNDKVDFCMVARGLGCEAIRVTTKEEVAPALERAIALGKPVLIECIIQEDDKVFPMVPAGSAIEEAFDERDLAKVK comes from the coding sequence ATGCAGATAACAGGTGCGGAAATCGTAGTACAATGTTTAAAAGAGCAAGGCGTAGATACTGTTTTCGGTTATCCGGGCGGAACGATTTTAAATGTATATGACGCATTATATAAACATAGTAAAGAAATCAGGCATATTTTAACAGCCCACGAACAGGGAGCAGCTCATGCGGCGGATGGCTATGCAAGAGCTACAGGAAAGACGGGGGTATGCTTGGCTACCAGTGGTCCGGGAGCTACTAATCTGGTAACAGGAATCGCTACAGCACAGATGGATTCCGTACCGATGGTAGCGATTACATGTAATGTCAACCTCCCTCTTCTTGGAAAAGATTCTTTCCAAGAGGTAGATATTGCCGGGGTTACTATGCCCATTACAAAGCATGGGTATATTGTTAAAGATGTAAGTATTCTGGCAGATACCCTGCGCAAGGCATTCCAAATTGCGAAGAGTGGAAGACCGGGACCGGTACTTGTGGATATTACGAAAGATGTGACGGCAGCTTTATGTGAATTTGAACCGTTAACGGGAGATTCCGAGGAAGATACGGCGGAACAGAATCCATCCACTTACACCGAAGAGGATATTGAGAAAGTTCTTTCATTAATTGCAGCATCGAAAAAGCCTTATTTGTATGTAGGCGGCGGGACGATCATTTCCGATGCTTTCGATGAATTGAAGGAATTCGTGAAGAAGTTGGATGCTCCGGTCTGCGATACTCTGATGGGAAAAGGTGCCTTCGACGGGCATGATGCTCTTTATACAGGAATGATTGGAATGCATGGAACGAAGACATCTAACTTAGGGGTGAGCAAGTGCGACCTTCTTATCGCATTAGGAGCCAGATTCTCTGACCGTGTAGTAGGCAATCCCCAGAAGTTCGCAAGTCATGCCAAAGTGCTACAAATCGATATTGACGCGGCGGAAATCAATAAAAATATTAAAACAGAAGCGTCCATCGTGGGTGATTTAAAAGAGGTTCTTTCTATTATTAATAAGAAAATGCCTCAAATGGAACATAAAGAATGGATTGCACATATACAAGAATTAAAAGAAAAACATCCCTTGAATTATAATAGAAGCGAATTGTCTTGTCCTTTTGTTATGGAGGAATTAGATAGAATAACAAAGGGGGAGGCAATTATCAGTACGGATGTAGGGCAGCACCAGATGTGGGCAGCTCAATATTACAAATATACCAAGCCGAGAACTTTCATTACTTCAGGTGGCCTTGGGACGATGGGATATGGACTCGGCGCATGTATCGGGGCAAAGACGGGAAGGCCTGATAAGATTTGTGTGAATATTGCAGGCGACGGATGTTTCCGTATGAATATGAATGAATTAGCTACGGCGAGCAGGTACGATATTCCTATTATTCAAATCGTTATGAACAATCATGTTCTTGGAATGGTACGTCAGTGGCAGAGTCTATTCTATGAAGGCAGGTATTCGCAGACCGTATTAAATGATAAGGTAGATTTTTGTATGGTAGCCAGAGGACTTGGGTGTGAAGCCATTCGTGTCACGACTAAGGAAGAAGTGGCGCCGGCCTTAGAGAGAGCGATTGCTTTGGGAAAACCGGTTCTTATCGAATGTATTATCCAAGAGGATGATAAGGTATTCCCTATGGTGCCTGCCGGTTCGGCGATTGAGGAAGCCTTTGATGAGAGGGATTTGGCAAAGGTAAAATGA
- a CDS encoding phosphoglycerate dehydrogenase: protein MFKYHCLNPIAEIGLNKFTGKYEMTEDVNAADGILVRSASMHDMEFPDKLLAVARAGAGVNNIPLEKCAEKGIVVFNTPGANANGVKELVIAGMLLASRDIIGGVNWVKENKEDKNIAKSAEKEKKNFAGTEIQDKKLGLIGLGAIGIKVANVARHLGMEVYGYDPYLSVDAAWNLSRDVKHVLNVDEIYENCDFITVHVPLLESTRGMINKDAIAKMKEGVIILNFARDLLANEADVIEGIKAGKIGKYVTDFPNTITAGQEGCIVIPHLGASTEESEDNCAKMAVEEMMNYLEHGDIVNSVNYPDCSMGPCTQAGRVAIFHKNKANMITRFAACFGDEGVNITDMVNKSKGEVAYTMIDLESSPTQEMVEKLQAIDGVFRVRVVK from the coding sequence ATGTTTAAATATCATTGTTTAAATCCGATTGCAGAAATCGGTTTAAATAAATTCACAGGAAAGTATGAAATGACAGAGGATGTTAATGCGGCTGACGGAATTCTGGTTCGCAGTGCTTCTATGCATGATATGGAATTTCCCGATAAGCTATTAGCAGTAGCGAGAGCGGGTGCCGGAGTAAATAATATTCCGTTGGAAAAATGTGCGGAAAAAGGTATTGTTGTATTCAACACTCCCGGAGCCAATGCTAATGGTGTAAAAGAACTCGTAATTGCTGGTATGCTTCTTGCTTCCCGTGATATCATAGGCGGTGTGAACTGGGTAAAAGAAAATAAAGAAGATAAAAATATTGCAAAAAGTGCTGAAAAAGAAAAGAAGAACTTCGCAGGTACGGAGATTCAGGATAAGAAGCTTGGTTTAATCGGCCTTGGAGCAATCGGTATTAAGGTGGCTAACGTAGCAAGACATTTAGGTATGGAAGTCTATGGTTATGATCCGTACTTATCCGTGGATGCGGCGTGGAATTTAAGCCGTGATGTAAAACATGTGCTGAATGTGGATGAAATATATGAAAACTGTGATTTCATCACTGTTCATGTACCGCTTCTGGAAAGCACAAGAGGAATGATTAACAAAGATGCCATTGCGAAAATGAAAGAAGGCGTGATTATTCTTAATTTTGCAAGGGATCTGTTGGCAAATGAAGCCGATGTGATTGAAGGAATTAAAGCAGGTAAGATCGGTAAATATGTAACTGACTTCCCGAACACGATTACAGCGGGTCAGGAAGGCTGTATTGTTATCCCTCATCTGGGAGCTTCTACTGAAGAGTCAGAGGATAACTGCGCGAAGATGGCAGTAGAAGAGATGATGAATTACTTGGAACATGGCGACATCGTAAATAGTGTGAATTACCCTGACTGTAGTATGGGGCCTTGCACACAGGCAGGGCGCGTAGCCATCTTCCACAAAAATAAGGCGAATATGATTACGAGATTTGCGGCATGCTTCGGCGATGAAGGCGTCAATATTACCGATATGGTAAATAAGTCTAAGGGAGAAGTTGCTTATACGATGATAGATTTGGAAAGCAGCCCCACACAAGAGATGGTGGAAAAGCTTCAGGCTATCGATGGTGTATTCCGTGTAAGAGTAGTAAAATAA
- the yajC gene encoding preprotein translocase subunit YajC, with amino-acid sequence MLTEAAGGAGAGMIMVLYIVLIVGFIYFFMLRPQKKEQKKMSAMLSSLEIGDSILTSSGFYGIVIDITDDTVIVEFGNNKNCRIPMQKTAIAAVEKPEA; translated from the coding sequence ATGTTAACAGAGGCGGCAGGCGGCGCCGGGGCTGGAATGATTATGGTTCTTTATATCGTGCTTATAGTTGGTTTCATCTATTTCTTTATGCTTCGTCCTCAGAAGAAGGAGCAGAAGAAAATGTCCGCAATGCTGTCTTCCCTTGAAATAGGAGATAGCATTCTGACAAGCAGTGGCTTTTACGGTATTGTAATCGATATTACAGATGATACTGTTATTGTGGAATTCGGTAATAACAAGAATTGCCGTATACCTATGCAGAAAACTGCAATTGCTGCAGTAGAGAAGCCGGAAGCATAA